In the genome of Coraliomargarita algicola, one region contains:
- a CDS encoding FAD-dependent oxidoreductase, protein MKEKKKKLDLDIAIIGGGFAGVYCGKALLKRLSKGSRTRIGLIADENYMVFQPMLPEVASASLSPRHVVNPIRHLCRGLEVYKASVEKIDIKNKQLTIRPGAFSPPILIRFKHLVFALGAKVDLSRVPGMPEHAFLMQNVGDAMKLRATVLARFEEANLVMDAERRRRLLTFVVVGGGYSGVETAGQILDLFQGINKYYSNVSAKDFQVYLVHSREHLLPTLSTSLGEYAKNKLEARGLKILLQQRVKALTSSQVILQSGEIIESNTCVSTVGTAPHPLTLQLIKDTGVDSLHGRIKTTPTMQVPGYDWLWAAGDCAAVPMKLEKDEEEYCPSTAQFAMRQGALLGKNLNAFLRAEPVKPFTFKGLGELAAIGHHTAVAEIAGMRFSGFIAWWMWRTIYLAKLPGLDRKLRVLIDWTLDLFFPRDINLLSPRYTKTLQQVHLEAGNVLFNPGEPAFSFYIVKEGRIDITDSNGDLIKSVGSGEFFGERALLTDQIWRFKATASEESTLVGLGSEEFKTLLESSTSMRQLLENSARQYRSLSEIQALLHTLPKSVLQSTAGDLMTRNIKQIHNDESLLKVSETLSSERHSYYPVCDAQSGQHCGVLAREQFYDYLQDNALTTEGTIAAITLSKLPHIRAELEAGKCLETMTRTGSNKLIVLDESNQLKGILTIRDILSAQT, encoded by the coding sequence ATGAAGGAAAAGAAAAAGAAACTCGATCTGGACATCGCGATCATTGGTGGAGGGTTCGCAGGCGTTTATTGTGGCAAAGCCCTACTAAAACGACTCAGCAAGGGCTCCCGCACCCGCATCGGACTGATCGCCGATGAAAACTACATGGTCTTTCAACCCATGTTGCCCGAGGTGGCCAGCGCGTCGCTCTCCCCCCGTCATGTCGTCAATCCGATTCGGCACCTCTGCCGCGGACTGGAAGTTTACAAAGCCAGTGTCGAGAAAATCGACATCAAGAACAAGCAACTGACGATTCGCCCGGGTGCATTTTCGCCGCCCATTTTGATTCGATTTAAACACTTGGTCTTTGCGCTGGGCGCAAAAGTGGATCTAAGCCGCGTCCCCGGCATGCCGGAACACGCATTTCTGATGCAAAACGTGGGCGACGCCATGAAGTTACGCGCGACCGTGCTCGCTCGTTTTGAGGAAGCCAACTTGGTGATGGATGCCGAGCGGCGACGGCGCCTGCTGACCTTCGTCGTCGTCGGAGGCGGCTACTCAGGCGTGGAAACTGCCGGTCAAATTCTGGACCTATTCCAGGGGATCAACAAATACTACTCAAATGTGAGCGCCAAAGACTTTCAGGTCTACCTAGTGCACAGCCGCGAGCATTTGCTACCGACACTCAGCACTTCCTTAGGCGAATACGCCAAGAATAAGCTAGAGGCCCGCGGCCTGAAAATATTACTACAACAGCGCGTCAAAGCACTCACTTCCAGTCAGGTGATCCTACAAAGCGGCGAAATCATCGAGAGCAATACCTGCGTCTCGACCGTGGGCACCGCCCCACACCCGCTCACCCTGCAGCTAATCAAAGATACTGGCGTCGACAGCTTGCATGGACGCATAAAAACCACTCCCACCATGCAAGTGCCTGGCTACGACTGGCTCTGGGCTGCGGGCGATTGTGCCGCGGTGCCGATGAAGCTGGAAAAAGATGAGGAGGAATATTGCCCATCGACTGCACAGTTTGCAATGCGTCAGGGGGCTTTGCTGGGCAAGAACCTCAACGCCTTCCTACGCGCGGAACCCGTCAAACCGTTCACGTTCAAGGGACTGGGCGAACTGGCAGCGATCGGCCATCACACCGCTGTCGCAGAAATTGCGGGCATGCGCTTCTCCGGCTTCATCGCTTGGTGGATGTGGCGCACCATCTACCTGGCCAAGCTACCGGGACTGGATCGCAAACTGCGAGTTCTAATCGACTGGACCCTGGACCTCTTCTTCCCCCGCGACATCAATCTCCTCAGCCCACGCTACACTAAGACGCTACAACAAGTGCACTTGGAAGCAGGCAACGTTTTGTTCAACCCAGGCGAACCGGCCTTTTCCTTCTACATCGTCAAAGAAGGCCGCATCGACATCACTGACAGCAACGGAGACCTGATCAAAAGCGTGGGTAGTGGCGAATTTTTCGGAGAACGAGCCCTACTCACCGACCAAATTTGGCGCTTCAAAGCCACTGCGAGCGAAGAAAGTACCTTAGTCGGGCTCGGTAGCGAGGAGTTTAAAACACTGCTCGAAAGCAGCACTTCAATGCGTCAGCTATTGGAAAACTCCGCGCGACAATACCGCTCCTTGAGCGAGATCCAGGCTCTGCTTCACACGCTCCCTAAATCCGTGCTACAATCCACAGCTGGCGACTTAATGACGCGCAACATCAAGCAAATCCACAACGACGAATCATTGCTCAAAGTCTCCGAAACCCTCAGTAGTGAGCGACATAGCTACTACCCCGTCTGCGATGCTCAAAGCGGACAGCATTGCGGGGTGCTCGCAAGAGAGCAGTTTTACGACTATCTGCAAGACAACGCTCTGACCACCGAGGGCACAATCGCAGCCATCACACTCAGCAAACTCCCCCACATTCGTGCAG
- a CDS encoding FAD-binding oxidoreductase, producing MKKQNPKNASSKQNPAKALRKLQKRLGSQVSVDEDSCFRASLDNLRLSSLPTAVVHVQEPQDVRIVLKLANKHGVPVTTRGAGTSATGSAVPIQGGWVLDLSRLNQIEIDPIARIATVGAGVVTADLQAEVEALGLFFPPDPSSKKYSTIGGNIACNAGGMRCVKYGVTRDYVLGLAGFLADGSPFQFGLPLKKYVSGLNLRDLLIGSEGTLGVITSANLKLISKPEKRWTGMFAFKSEAAALKAVVGLFKAGVSPSILEFLDRQSVGCAEAYTGKPIFAGQPRSAILLVELDGIPVEVRAQRKRLLDYMLATAAAHREARSELQAEKLWQVRRTCSQSMFSIADTKLNEDVVVPIEKQAELIRYTIALKKKIGLSTPTFGHAGDGNLHVHIMYNRASESDAEKAKAGIQQLMQKVVELGGVITGEHGIGLAKAPFMSLQHSAPEIAAMRAVKKALDPLGILNPGKIFEPFEVWDHDLVDVKLPWDHR from the coding sequence ATGAAAAAACAAAATCCCAAGAACGCTTCTTCGAAGCAGAATCCCGCCAAGGCGCTCCGCAAGTTGCAAAAACGACTCGGGAGCCAAGTGTCTGTGGATGAAGACAGCTGTTTTCGTGCCTCTTTGGATAATCTTCGTCTTTCCTCGCTGCCGACAGCGGTGGTGCATGTTCAAGAGCCACAGGATGTGCGGATTGTTTTAAAATTAGCCAATAAGCATGGTGTGCCGGTGACGACTCGTGGCGCGGGCACTTCTGCCACTGGCTCTGCGGTGCCGATTCAAGGGGGCTGGGTGCTCGACCTCTCGCGATTGAATCAAATCGAAATCGACCCCATTGCTCGGATCGCCACGGTCGGTGCGGGCGTGGTGACGGCAGATCTGCAAGCCGAGGTCGAAGCCTTGGGCTTGTTTTTTCCGCCAGATCCCTCGTCCAAAAAATATTCAACCATCGGTGGAAATATCGCCTGCAACGCGGGTGGGATGCGGTGCGTGAAGTATGGCGTCACCCGCGATTATGTGCTGGGCTTAGCTGGATTCTTAGCGGATGGCAGCCCTTTCCAGTTTGGTTTGCCGCTTAAGAAGTATGTGTCCGGATTGAATTTGCGCGATTTATTGATCGGCTCCGAGGGGACGCTCGGTGTGATTACTTCGGCCAATCTAAAGCTGATTTCGAAGCCGGAGAAGCGTTGGACGGGGATGTTTGCATTTAAGAGTGAAGCGGCCGCGCTGAAAGCGGTGGTGGGCTTATTCAAGGCGGGCGTGAGTCCATCGATTTTGGAGTTTCTGGACCGTCAGTCAGTTGGTTGTGCTGAAGCTTATACGGGTAAGCCGATCTTTGCCGGTCAGCCGCGCAGTGCTATCTTGCTGGTTGAACTGGATGGCATCCCGGTCGAAGTGCGTGCGCAGCGTAAGCGTTTGTTGGACTACATGCTCGCCACGGCTGCGGCACATCGAGAGGCGCGTAGCGAGCTGCAGGCCGAAAAACTCTGGCAAGTGCGCCGCACATGTTCGCAATCGATGTTTTCGATTGCTGATACCAAGCTTAATGAGGATGTGGTGGTGCCTATTGAAAAACAGGCCGAGCTGATTCGCTACACCATTGCGCTCAAGAAGAAGATCGGGCTGTCGACGCCTACTTTCGGGCATGCGGGCGATGGCAATTTGCACGTTCACATTATGTATAATCGGGCCAGCGAGAGCGATGCGGAGAAGGCCAAGGCGGGCATTCAGCAGCTGATGCAAAAAGTCGTCGAGCTTGGCGGCGTGATTACCGGGGAGCATGGCATTGGGCTGGCCAAGGCACCTTTTATGAGTTTGCAGCATAGTGCGCCTGAAATCGCAGCCATGCGCGCAGTCAAGAAAGCGCTCGACCCATTAGGAATACTTAACCCCGGTAAAATCTTTGAACCTTTCGAAGTCTGGGATCACGATCTAGTTGACGTAAAGCTCCCTTGGGATCATCGTTAA
- the cutA gene encoding divalent-cation tolerance protein CutA: protein MSDELRIGLTTCDNQDVADRIATELVERGLAACVKIDANVRAIYKWQGELQDHSEIRLMVKFSSRNSESIEAFIKANHPYEVPEWIVLRPEHVCKKYLDWVTA, encoded by the coding sequence ATGAGTGATGAATTACGTATCGGCCTAACTACTTGTGATAATCAAGATGTCGCAGATCGAATTGCGACCGAGCTTGTTGAGCGCGGCTTAGCCGCATGTGTCAAAATCGATGCGAATGTACGCGCCATTTATAAATGGCAAGGCGAGCTGCAGGATCACTCCGAGATTCGCTTGATGGTCAAGTTTTCTTCACGTAATTCCGAGTCGATTGAAGCCTTTATCAAAGCCAATCATCCATATGAAGTTCCCGAGTGGATCGTTTTGCGACCCGAGCACGTGTGTAAGAAATACCTCGACTGGGTGACTGCTTAA
- a CDS encoding MotA/TolQ/ExbB proton channel family protein has product MKKTRPNRFKESSRLTQLTDPSHSSDDLQPARRFKLGPQSAPRGLGLGLSLLLLPSLLCAQEVSEAASEIASEDSLNLWGLIQQGGWAMYPLGACSLAMFFLIFYSWKETSRKKFFTPELVQTACAAVAAKDYAKGQSVLTEGKTLLGRALAPALPKLASNREKAENLFIENLEAEENSVSQWVTYLNVVASVAPMIGLLGTVSGMISAFQTIGRGGMGRPELLAGDIGEALITTATGLVIGIPAMIAYFVLKNRLNTAMIATAQAGTEVIETDEA; this is encoded by the coding sequence ATGAAGAAGACACGCCCGAATCGCTTTAAAGAATCTTCGCGCCTCACGCAACTGACTGACCCGTCCCACTCCTCTGACGATCTACAGCCAGCCCGCCGTTTCAAACTGGGTCCCCAATCCGCTCCACGAGGGCTGGGACTGGGGCTGAGCCTGCTACTACTCCCCAGCCTGTTATGCGCACAAGAAGTCAGCGAAGCGGCCAGCGAAATCGCCAGCGAAGATAGCCTCAACTTATGGGGACTGATCCAACAGGGCGGCTGGGCGATGTATCCACTCGGCGCATGTTCACTCGCCATGTTTTTCTTGATTTTCTATTCGTGGAAGGAAACCAGTCGCAAGAAATTCTTCACCCCCGAGCTAGTTCAGACAGCCTGCGCAGCGGTAGCCGCCAAAGACTACGCAAAGGGGCAAAGCGTGCTCACAGAAGGCAAAACACTACTGGGCCGAGCACTGGCCCCCGCCCTGCCCAAACTGGCCAGCAACCGTGAAAAGGCGGAAAACCTCTTCATTGAAAACCTGGAGGCGGAAGAGAATTCCGTTAGTCAATGGGTGACTTACTTAAACGTGGTCGCTTCGGTCGCGCCAATGATCGGCCTGCTGGGCACAGTGAGCGGAATGATCAGCGCGTTCCAAACGATCGGCCGCGGTGGCATGGGCCGCCCGGAATTATTGGCCGGTGATATTGGCGAGGCGCTGATCACGACGGCCACCGGTTTGGTGATCGGCATTCCAGCGATGATCGCCTACTTTGTGCTAAAAAATCGGCTCAACACCGCGATGATCGCGACCGCACAAGCGGGCACGGAGGTGATCGAAACGGACGAGGCATAG
- a CDS encoding tetratricopeptide repeat protein, which translates to MFALLSRVDSLSLLAMPLLWSRKKLLLTASLAALSSCAFSLLSAQTLQEQVDAAVAAFGEGDYAQAYWTFESIELDYGQEPEFLDPHFQSSVLPVRAYAALMADRPTGALVFFDELLRTHAPRDGVRAFAIYNYAIALSQVDALAAAAEAFRSFQQNFPDSNEAALAKLQEADLLYEIGELERANEQLDLFYESQAPAALRMQARLRALQIASESQDSKRSLKILFGTDWNVAAMPDIAVLSFAALDAGDVLLADGLFLEAIRAYRLTLPRDVLIEKQRERLASTRQNFSQQAAFASSIWKNHSAQVIARLERQLDRLENMDDYTPGLFLRSGQAYLLASRYREAAILFRTIALDTSYTNDIRAEAHYRWIIALNEAEQWEAARSTAEQFLSLHPKHPLANNALFLIARAYQGEGKFYDAIEVLDSLIANFPQDKQAPRWYFTRGYNYSVLEQQAKARENFETALSQYPKSELATQLELWAGLTYFFERNYDESLKRLLDLKKRSQKHPMYPEINYRIANLYYAQRDYENALKTIDYVIKNFSDHTRYGETLALKGDIYMGLGELAQAAVAFRQVPSDEPRIYDYAVFQASKIYKALERYDLMRTHLQSYVDRPDANERPRVSEALYWIGWSLQQEDRAAEAFPLYEEALARFGNDPQARAVSSILSAYADLFKRAQNDADVSFETWLQETGEQSLKDNQLTWFARLTLFTAHRQRRMIDDATADATLLSIHRLVPIEQQDPESLAEVGIVLVERGYESSDDYFEQILNEFPKRFERAAAFYGKAKLAAKNQRLDEARRWLIRFLEETPTHPLAADARLLAADILIRQGVYAAAREALNEILQLKEMRGRPHARALAGLARIETEQDNAKRAIPYWQRIYTLYRAYPEIVVEAYWESAQLFEEIDDPVAARNTLAELLRDDRLKVFPQYAQAEAELPRLEEAARARNALVEQKAAMEQEVKL; encoded by the coding sequence ATGTTCGCCCTTCTTTCACGGGTCGACAGCCTTTCTTTACTTGCTATGCCGCTACTCTGGTCGAGGAAAAAACTTCTCTTAACAGCCTCTCTGGCTGCTCTGTCGAGCTGTGCATTTTCCTTGCTGTCGGCCCAGACTTTGCAGGAACAAGTCGATGCGGCGGTCGCAGCCTTCGGCGAGGGCGACTATGCACAGGCTTACTGGACATTCGAGAGCATTGAATTGGACTACGGGCAAGAACCAGAATTTTTAGATCCGCACTTTCAAAGCTCCGTGCTGCCCGTTCGAGCTTATGCAGCTTTGATGGCAGATCGCCCCACAGGTGCATTGGTATTTTTCGACGAATTACTGCGCACACATGCCCCTCGTGACGGCGTGCGGGCCTTTGCCATCTATAACTACGCCATCGCGCTCTCACAGGTCGACGCGCTGGCCGCGGCAGCGGAGGCCTTCCGCAGCTTTCAGCAGAATTTCCCCGACTCCAACGAAGCGGCACTCGCGAAACTACAAGAAGCAGACCTACTCTACGAAATCGGAGAACTGGAGCGCGCCAACGAACAATTAGACCTCTTTTACGAATCCCAGGCACCCGCAGCACTCAGGATGCAAGCGCGCCTGCGGGCACTACAGATCGCCAGCGAGTCGCAAGACTCGAAACGCAGTTTAAAAATCCTCTTCGGCACCGACTGGAACGTAGCCGCCATGCCGGATATCGCAGTCCTGAGCTTCGCCGCTCTGGACGCGGGCGATGTGCTACTCGCCGACGGCCTCTTCCTGGAGGCCATCCGCGCTTACCGCCTCACCCTGCCTCGCGATGTGCTGATCGAAAAACAACGCGAACGCTTGGCCAGCACCCGTCAAAATTTCAGTCAACAAGCGGCCTTCGCTTCAAGCATCTGGAAAAATCACTCCGCACAAGTCATTGCTCGCTTAGAGCGTCAATTGGATCGCCTGGAAAATATGGACGACTACACGCCGGGGCTATTCCTACGCTCGGGCCAGGCTTATCTACTCGCCAGCCGCTACCGCGAAGCGGCCATCCTGTTCCGCACCATTGCACTGGATACGAGCTATACGAACGACATTCGCGCAGAAGCTCACTATCGCTGGATAATCGCTCTCAACGAAGCGGAGCAATGGGAAGCCGCACGCAGCACGGCGGAACAGTTCCTGAGCCTACACCCGAAACACCCCCTGGCCAACAATGCGCTCTTCCTAATCGCCCGCGCCTACCAGGGCGAAGGCAAATTTTACGATGCCATCGAGGTGCTGGACAGTTTGATCGCGAACTTCCCACAAGATAAACAAGCACCGCGCTGGTATTTCACCCGTGGCTATAACTACAGTGTGCTGGAGCAACAGGCCAAGGCCCGCGAGAATTTCGAAACTGCACTCAGCCAATATCCGAAGAGCGAACTAGCCACCCAGTTAGAACTCTGGGCTGGCCTGACTTACTTTTTCGAGCGCAATTATGACGAAAGCCTCAAGCGACTGCTGGACCTGAAAAAGCGCAGTCAAAAGCACCCGATGTATCCGGAAATCAACTACCGGATCGCCAATCTTTACTACGCCCAGCGCGATTACGAAAACGCCCTAAAAACGATCGATTACGTGATCAAAAACTTCTCCGATCACACGCGCTATGGCGAAACCCTAGCCCTGAAGGGCGACATTTACATGGGTCTGGGCGAACTGGCCCAAGCGGCCGTCGCCTTCCGCCAAGTGCCCTCCGATGAGCCGCGCATCTACGACTATGCCGTATTTCAGGCATCAAAAATCTATAAAGCTCTGGAGCGCTATGATCTCATGCGCACCCACTTGCAGAGCTATGTAGACCGCCCCGACGCCAACGAACGTCCGCGCGTAAGTGAAGCGCTCTATTGGATCGGTTGGTCCTTACAACAAGAAGACCGCGCCGCAGAAGCGTTTCCTCTCTACGAAGAAGCACTCGCTCGCTTCGGCAACGATCCCCAAGCACGCGCCGTGAGCTCCATTCTATCCGCCTACGCAGACCTCTTTAAGCGCGCTCAAAACGATGCCGATGTCAGCTTCGAAACTTGGCTGCAAGAAACCGGCGAACAAAGTCTAAAGGACAATCAACTCACATGGTTTGCCCGCCTCACACTATTCACGGCACATCGGCAACGCCGTATGATCGACGACGCAACAGCCGATGCCACTCTACTCTCGATCCACCGCTTGGTGCCCATTGAGCAACAAGACCCCGAAAGTCTGGCGGAAGTCGGCATCGTGCTCGTGGAGCGCGGCTACGAATCGTCCGACGATTACTTTGAACAAATTTTAAACGAGTTTCCCAAACGTTTCGAACGCGCCGCCGCCTTCTACGGCAAAGCCAAACTCGCGGCCAAAAACCAACGCCTCGACGAAGCGCGTCGCTGGCTAATCCGTTTCTTGGAAGAGACGCCCACCCATCCACTCGCCGCCGACGCACGCTTGCTAGCCGCGGACATCTTGATACGACAAGGCGTGTATGCGGCTGCCCGCGAGGCACTGAACGAAATTTTGCAACTCAAAGAAATGCGCGGGCGCCCACATGCCCGAGCCCTCGCGGGACTGGCGCGCATCGAAACAGAGCAGGACAATGCAAAACGTGCCATCCCCTACTGGCAGCGCATCTACACGCTCTACAGAGCTTACCCGGAAATCGTAGTCGAGGCCTATTGGGAGAGTGCACAACTCTTCGAAGAAATTGACGATCCGGTGGCTGCGCGCAACACTCTCGCCGAGTTATTGCGCGATGATCGCTTAAAAGTATTTCCACAATATGCCCAAGCCGAAGCGGAGTTGCCGCGCCTCGAAGAAGCCGCACGCGCACGCAACGCGCTGGTCGAGCAGAAGGCCGCAATGGAACAGGAGGTGAAGTTGTGA
- a CDS encoding rolling circle replication-associated protein — protein sequence MNRKSLFRYEACLKYLQQYPLGSLFFLTLTTPNKDSAQSKLKLKMPSLITNLLGRKNILYVKVVEADQRGRVHWHFILVLPWDAGPEIVARHLIETEANQWTIERKHYTGRIRDLSNEYRKSMKKYGVGRFNMTPVINLKKLANYMTKCKYEAPGSLPGNMRRWSCSKQLKVIHGDFAFVSQRARAQRLLTALVAFSKGCLDLDEIRSRYGRSWWYFEIRPETDLILEMIAEKRQMDLIYYLIPGRQANPEGTTNRMIVQLHRRAFKDLLCLLDTDPTAQQRGCVA from the coding sequence ATGAACAGAAAATCATTATTTAGATACGAGGCCTGCTTGAAATATTTGCAGCAGTATCCTCTAGGAAGCTTGTTCTTCCTAACTTTGACTACGCCGAACAAGGATTCTGCTCAATCGAAGCTTAAACTAAAAATGCCCTCATTGATTACCAATCTACTGGGCCGGAAAAATATCCTGTATGTGAAGGTTGTCGAAGCTGACCAGAGAGGTCGAGTTCACTGGCACTTCATTCTAGTGCTTCCATGGGATGCTGGGCCAGAAATTGTCGCCCGCCATCTCATAGAAACAGAGGCTAACCAATGGACAATAGAGCGTAAGCATTATACGGGTCGAATTCGTGACCTGTCTAATGAATATCGGAAGAGTATGAAGAAATATGGAGTGGGGCGATTCAATATGACCCCAGTTATTAACTTAAAGAAGTTAGCGAACTATATGACAAAATGTAAGTATGAAGCACCGGGATCACTTCCCGGTAATATGCGCCGCTGGTCTTGCTCGAAGCAGCTCAAGGTGATTCATGGGGATTTCGCATTTGTTTCCCAAAGGGCTCGGGCACAGCGCTTGCTGACTGCCTTGGTCGCGTTTTCAAAAGGATGCCTAGACTTAGACGAGATACGATCTAGATACGGGCGTAGTTGGTGGTATTTTGAGATTAGACCAGAAACGGATCTGATACTTGAGATGATCGCTGAAAAACGGCAGATGGATTTAATCTACTATCTGATTCCCGGGAGGCAGGCTAATCCTGAGGGAACAACTAATAGGATGATTGTTCAGCTTCATCGGAGGGCTTTCAAAGATCTCCTTTGCTTGCTCGATACTGATCCCACTGCACAACAGCGGGGGTGTGTGGCATGA
- a CDS encoding AAA family ATPase, with the protein MKINCHTNPRHCAQPESDHLPTGIPQLDAAMEGGIPRGRLTVFAAYMGVGKTMALCNFSGTMLTEGHQGVFMSYRSGNLVSSYLSAFLPSTSHGDHDRRELDAQGCKKLCHIDWLYRPKKLPLLESLRYEIDQVDLDQVDFLMIDEINDDATEARRCDYIDREAKYRATAEFLDAFARETGIAVVAAISSNKSALFHKYNCPYYTCSSKQFSRSAKYFIGMSSLREIDEDNSPAGYLKNQFLSVHYGDTLKLKQHVPVVRW; encoded by the coding sequence ATGAAAATCAATTGCCACACAAACCCCCGCCATTGTGCTCAACCAGAGAGTGACCATCTCCCCACCGGAATTCCTCAACTGGATGCCGCCATGGAAGGTGGGATCCCTCGGGGGCGCTTGACTGTCTTTGCTGCATACATGGGAGTTGGAAAAACGATGGCTCTTTGTAACTTCAGTGGCACGATGCTTACTGAAGGTCACCAAGGCGTGTTTATGTCATATCGAAGTGGGAACCTCGTTTCGAGTTATCTATCGGCCTTTTTACCTAGCACTTCACACGGCGACCATGATCGTCGAGAATTAGATGCACAAGGTTGTAAGAAACTTTGTCATATTGATTGGTTGTATCGTCCTAAGAAGCTGCCTCTGCTAGAATCTCTTCGATACGAGATTGATCAGGTGGATTTAGACCAGGTGGATTTCCTTATGATTGATGAGATCAATGATGATGCTACTGAGGCGCGGCGCTGTGACTACATTGATAGAGAGGCCAAATACAGAGCTACGGCTGAATTTCTCGATGCGTTCGCTCGTGAAACTGGAATTGCTGTTGTCGCTGCAATTTCATCTAACAAGTCAGCTCTCTTTCATAAGTATAATTGTCCTTATTACACCTGTAGTTCAAAACAGTTCTCAAGGTCTGCGAAATACTTCATCGGCATGTCGTCTCTACGAGAAATAGACGAAGACAACTCTCCTGCTGGGTATCTGAAAAATCAGTTTCTGTCTGTTCACTACGGAGATACCTTGAAATTAAAGCAACACGTCCCAGTTGTTCGTTGGTGA
- a CDS encoding RecB family exonuclease: protein MIQPLNPKPNGQCKVVALPMQSSDGALHHISASSLKLYLGCSLKYYFKKILKLEEPTSPAFQLGKAVHAGLQAFHLGRWHGKSHDEQTVLKAYHRAFLEQEATDPVQYKSGEREKFLEKGELILKAYLDSDHAKMEDIPLGVEVKLEEEFAELPSPLLGYVDLVRPGNIPVDFKTYAATPNVELEAFQHELQLTAYQLLIEEATGEAVEGRELVFLVKTAKPKIIVHRIPPATEAAKARFWLVAQAAIDGIYHERFYPQPGMACSWCSFRQECKAWTGGVS from the coding sequence ATGATCCAGCCACTCAACCCGAAACCAAATGGGCAGTGTAAAGTCGTGGCGCTGCCAATGCAGAGTTCCGATGGTGCACTGCATCATATCTCGGCGTCTTCGCTGAAATTGTATTTGGGCTGTTCGCTCAAATACTACTTCAAGAAAATCCTGAAGCTAGAAGAACCTACGAGTCCAGCATTCCAGTTGGGCAAGGCGGTGCATGCTGGGCTACAAGCCTTCCATCTAGGGAGATGGCACGGGAAGTCGCACGACGAGCAAACCGTCCTTAAGGCTTATCACAGAGCCTTCTTGGAGCAGGAAGCTACGGACCCGGTTCAATACAAGAGCGGTGAACGGGAGAAGTTCCTTGAGAAAGGGGAATTGATCCTGAAAGCCTACTTGGATTCAGACCATGCGAAGATGGAAGATATCCCGCTGGGCGTCGAGGTGAAGCTGGAGGAGGAGTTCGCAGAGCTTCCGTCTCCATTGCTTGGTTACGTGGATCTTGTTCGCCCTGGAAACATCCCGGTGGATTTTAAGACCTACGCCGCCACTCCGAATGTGGAACTAGAAGCCTTCCAACACGAGCTTCAGTTGACAGCTTACCAGCTGTTGATTGAGGAAGCAACGGGGGAGGCGGTCGAAGGTCGTGAGTTGGTCTTCCTAGTGAAGACTGCTAAGCCTAAGATCATTGTTCATCGAATCCCCCCAGCGACCGAAGCTGCTAAGGCTCGGTTCTGGTTGGTCGCTCAAGCAGCGATCGATGGGATCTATCATGAACGTTTCTATCCTCAGCCGGGGATGGCGTGCTCTTGGTGCTCCTTTCGTCAGGAGTGCAAAGCATGGACTGGAGGTGTGTCGTGA
- a CDS encoding JAB domain-containing protein, whose protein sequence is MRIFEASLQYRLVREGSIPSLDTPEKIADYVRDAFDGDPTVEWFIVIPLNTKNMPFGRVLVTKGTATSCLVNPREVLRPCILCNATAFAVAHNHPSGDTAPSRADIQVTRQLREAGKTMGISLIDHVIIGDAYSESYSFCEAGLV, encoded by the coding sequence ATGAGGATCTTCGAAGCATCGCTCCAGTATCGGCTGGTCAGAGAAGGCTCCATTCCTTCGCTAGATACCCCTGAGAAGATCGCAGACTATGTCCGCGACGCTTTTGATGGAGATCCGACCGTGGAGTGGTTCATCGTGATTCCTCTCAACACGAAGAACATGCCCTTTGGCCGTGTTCTAGTGACGAAGGGAACGGCCACCTCCTGTCTGGTCAATCCGCGTGAAGTGTTGAGGCCTTGCATTCTCTGTAATGCCACGGCCTTCGCGGTGGCCCACAATCACCCCTCAGGAGACACCGCACCAAGTCGAGCCGACATCCAAGTTACCCGGCAACTCCGGGAAGCTGGTAAAACCATGGGCATCTCTCTGATTGATCATGTGATCATCGGGGATGCCTATTCCGAGTCCTATTCGTTTTGCGAAGCAGGACTCGTTTGA